The following are from one region of the Stigmatopora argus isolate UIUO_Sarg chromosome 9, RoL_Sarg_1.0, whole genome shotgun sequence genome:
- the LOC144082203 gene encoding uncharacterized protein LOC144082203, whose protein sequence is MAQLHVSVGILGISGGCLLHLVNDYGSSPLKDLIPQTALGVLLLVISAIVAYAGVCRSLSGGRLFSFLCLTVSALWCASSLLYILAGQGVLEAEDLRSSFVPGLAAFALALFVIAGVALLARKVLLFIIAISISLASAHQIAKLSSEGFGRTATAANYLLVCLLGGYFGFGHLLTTITHGRVEIPWAGVKTKPQVKTDKPRRCDDLASVAVVMNLLSASVLACPLLGVVPRLSVGHVPWLWTAGMFQIGVCVLFYRALDPLAATFYGFTAVLKFAEGYSGLLSFYSIEPLSPVPFPVVFSLLFLTLTLFSCQKSLLEAIYHLLFVAYCIAIASHPQGFFQKGSQGVQAVIFIGSACMLLITTYNMISAKKIPTGENLFKALVIRRKGFTLRSHNNELHAPHLGYSKYADAEGLGHACGVIATFAITVGEGAAFSLLVLPWVVVAGGLLQLICGSVAFSRGKTFESTVFILYGTLWAVWGSTRYAGLYTNARGFNVAVGIIAFLMFNILVTVAALFVNMAWFVYALTFQLIIISFLMDTLDVLPYGYDIGVSIIFGLVSFYCFTAHIFNSTFQSPQIPLGKPLIKLSRVLGGKLSICPHLPARKATSVQRIADIMKNGGICGVPTDTVYVLVAACKRPDAVVKAYKVKKQAQDRPMSIWLSSIKQLDPVRHLLSPQLLDFMEAAWPSSISMVIPRGPWMDAFGSGDAAKHIGSPQSIAIRNPDCSVATHLIDLVGPVAVTSANPTGEADTTHHNQVYAKLGDKVDGVLCDGPSPENIASTVVDCTNIEKGQIGFFRVGLIPKAKVLQIYEEVQRRHRQGQTNPVFETNEPETEVEESSRL, encoded by the exons ATGGCTCAGCTACATGTGTCTGTTGGTATACTGGGCATCTCTGGCG gTTGTCTCCTACATTTGGTGAATGACTATGGCAGCTCTCCCCTAAAAGATTTGATCCCCCAAACTGCACTTGGGGTTCTGCTCCTAGTTATTTCTGCCATCGTAGCGTATGCAG gTGTATGTCGAAGCCTGTCCGGGGGGAGGTTGTTCTCCTTCCTGTGTCTGACAGTTTCGGCACTGTGGTGCGCCTCCAGTCTGCTGTACATCCTGGCAGGACAAGGAGTGCTCGAGGCCGAAGACCTCAGATCCTCATTCGTCCCTGGCTTGGCCGCATTTGCCTTGGCCCTGTTTGTCATCGCTGGCGTTGCGTTACTGGCCAGAAAAGTGCTTTTGTTCATCATTGCTATTAGCATCAGCTTAGCTTCTGCCCATCAAATCGCCAAACTATCGTCGGAAGGTTTCGGCCGGACCGCCACGGCTGCAAACTATCTTCTTGTCTGTCTCTTAGGGGGTTATTTCGGTTTTGGACATTTGTTGACCACTATTACTCATGGAAGAGTGGAAATTCCATGGGCTGGTGTTAAGACAAAACCCCAGGTCAAGACTGATAAACCGCGCAGGTGCGATGACCTCGCCTCAGTGGCCGTGGTGATGAATTTGTTGTCGGCCTCAGTCTTGGCGTGTCCTCTGTTGGGTGTGGTCCCTCGACTCTCTGTAGGCCACGTCCCTTGGCTTTGGACGGCAGGTATGTTCCAGATCGGTGTGTGCGTCCTCTTCTACCGAGCATTGGATCCACTTGCTGCTACTTTTTACGGCTTTACTGCAGTGTTGAAGTTTGCAGAAGGCTACAGTGGTCTCCTGTCATTTTACTCCATCGAGCCCCTCTCTCCTGTTCCCTTCCCGGTCGTCTTTTCTCTGCTTTTCCTCACCCTGACACTGTTCAGCTGTCAAAAGAGCTTGTTGGAGGCCATCTATCATCTTTTATTCGTTGCCTATTGTATAGCAATCGCTTCTCACCCTCAAGGCTTTTTCCAGAAAGGAAGTCAGGGTGTACAGGCGGTTATATTTATTGGCTCTGCTTGTATGCTTTTAATAACAACTTACAACATGATCTCTGCCAAGAAAATTCCTACAGGAGAGAACCTTTTTAAAGCCTTAGTAATCAGGAGGAAAGGCTTCACTCTCCGATCCCATAACAACGAACTCCATGCGCCCCACTTGGGGTACTCCAAGTATGCGGATGCTGAGGGTTTAGGCCATGCCTGTGGCGTGATAGCTACTTTTGCTATTACAGTTGGAGAGGGAGCTGCGTTTTCCCTGTTGGTGCTCCCTTGGGTCGTGGTAGCCGGCGGGCTCCTCCAGCTAATCTGCGGATCAGTCGCTTTCTCCCGAGGAAAAACCTTTGAGAGCACTGTTTTTATCCTCTACGGCACGTTGTGGGCAGTTTGGGGATCAACACGATACGCAGGGCTGTACACCAATGCCAGAGGTTTTAATGTGGCAGTTGGCATCATTGCGTTCCTGATGTTTAACATTTTGGTGACAGTCGCTGCTTTGTTTGTAAACATGGCCTGGTTTGTCTATGCGCTCACATTCCAGCTCATTATAATCAGCTTCCTGATGGACACGCTCGATGTGCTGCCTTATGGTTATGACATAGGAGTTAGCATTATCTTTGGCCTAGtcagtttttattgttttacagCTCATATTTTCAATAGTACCTTCCAGTCACCTCAGATCCCTCTTGGGAAACCTTTGATTAAGCTGAGCAGAGTTCTGGGAGGGAAACTTTCTATATGTCCACATCTGCCAGCTCGAAAGGCAACATCTGTTCAACGAATTGCAG ACATCATGAAGAACGGTGGAATATGTGGAGTGCCCACTGACACCGTCTATGTGCTGGTGGCAGCTTGCAAAAGGCCTGATGCAGTTGTCAAAGCATACAA GGTGAAGAAGCAGGCGCAGGACCGACCCATGTCCATCTGGTTGTCCTCCATCAAACAGCTCGACCCGGTCCGACACTTGCTGAGCCCCCAGCTACTGGACTTCATGGAAGCCGCGTGGCCATCATCCATCAGCATGGTTATACCCAGAG GCCCGTGGATGGATGCCTTTGGTTCAGGAGATGCCGCAAAACACATCGGGTCCCCCCAGAGTATCGCTATTAGGAATCCAGACTGTTCTGTGGCTACCCACCTTATTGATCTA GTGGGTCCTGTTGCTGTGACCTCAGCCAACCCCACAGGAGAAGCAGACACGACCCACCACAATCAAGTGTATGCCAAACTGGGAGACAAG GTAGATGGAGTTTTATGTGATGGACCATCACCAGAGAATATCGCATCTACTGTGGTAGACTGCACGAATATTGAAAAGGGCCAAATTGGTTTCTTCCGAGTGGGTCTTATCCCTAAAGCTAAG GTTCTTCAAATTTATGAGGAGGTTCAGAGGCGGCACAGGCAGGGACAGACCAATCCTGTTTTTGAAACCAATGAACCGGAAACAGAGGTAGAGGAAAGCAGCAGACTTTAA
- the LOC144082206 gene encoding glutamine amidotransferase-like class 1 domain-containing protein 3, mitochondrial isoform X3: protein MDWTSTGVKLISIYNRSCTMAKRVAVILSGCGVYDGTEIHEASAVLVHLSRAGAKAQMFAPNQEQLHVIDHCEGKPSDGKRNVLQESARIARGDITDLAKLDVSAFHAVVIPGGFGVAKNLSDWGVKNKDFTINSEVEKILEDFHKAGKPMAMCCISPILAGKILPGCELTVGHDKESDTWPYAKTADTLKEMGCKHVNKDVEQAHVDVKHKLVTAPAFMCNAPIHKIFDGIGVMIKEMLKLA from the exons atggattggacgtctactggcgTCAAACTAATTTCAATTTACAACAGAAGCTGTACCATGGCCAAGCGAGTGGCCGTTATTCTCTCCGGTTGTGGAGTCTACGATGGCACCGAGATCCACGAGGCGTCGGCCGTTCTTGTTCATCTGAGTCGGGCTGGAGCCAAA GCACAGATGTTTGCACCAAACCAAGAGCAGTTACACGTTATTGATCATTGCGAGGGGAAGCCTTCGGACGGCAAGAGAAACGTGCTGCAGGAGAGCGCCAGAATTGCCAGGGGTGACATCACGGATTTGGCCAAGTTAGACGTTTCAGCGTTTCATGCTGTCGTCATACCTG GTGGTTTTGGTGTAGCGAAAAACCTCAGCGATTGGGGAGTGAAAAACAAGGACTTCACCATCAATTCCGAGGTCGAGAAGATTCTCGAGGATTTCCACAAAGCTGGAAAGCCAATGGCCATGTGCTGCATCTCTCCGATTCTCGCCGGAAAAATACTGCCTGGTTGCGAGCTCACGGTGGGGCATGACAAGGAGAGTGACAC GTGGCCGTACGCAAAGACGGCCGACACTTTAAAGGAGATGGGCTGCAAACACGTGAACAAAGATGTGGAGCAAGCCCACGTTGATGTCAAACACAAACTCGTCACCGCTCCGGCTTTCATGTGCAACGCGCCCATTCACAAGATCTTTGATGGTATTGGTGTGATGATTAAGGAAATGCTGAAACTAGCTTAG
- the LOC144082206 gene encoding glutamine amidotransferase-like class 1 domain-containing protein 3, mitochondrial isoform X1, producing MDWTSTGVKLISIYNRSCTMAKRVAVILSGCGVYDGTEIHEASAVLVHLSRAGAKAQMFAPNQEQLHVIDHCEGKPSDGKRNVLQESARIARGDITDLAKLDVSAFHAVVIPGAMHSFTQTAVPRHFFILVFCSGGFGVAKNLSDWGVKNKDFTINSEVEKILEDFHKAGKPMAMCCISPILAGKILPGCELTVGHDKESDTWPYAKTADTLKEMGCKHVNKDVEQAHVDVKHKLVTAPAFMCNAPIHKIFDGIGVMIKEMLKLA from the exons atggattggacgtctactggcgTCAAACTAATTTCAATTTACAACAGAAGCTGTACCATGGCCAAGCGAGTGGCCGTTATTCTCTCCGGTTGTGGAGTCTACGATGGCACCGAGATCCACGAGGCGTCGGCCGTTCTTGTTCATCTGAGTCGGGCTGGAGCCAAA GCACAGATGTTTGCACCAAACCAAGAGCAGTTACACGTTATTGATCATTGCGAGGGGAAGCCTTCGGACGGCAAGAGAAACGTGCTGCAGGAGAGCGCCAGAATTGCCAGGGGTGACATCACGGATTTGGCCAAGTTAGACGTTTCAGCGTTTCATGCTGTCGTCATACCTGGTGCGATGCATTCATTTACGCAGACTGCCGTTCCCAGACATTTTTTCATCTTGGTCTTTTGTTCAGGTGGTTTTGGTGTAGCGAAAAACCTCAGCGATTGGGGAGTGAAAAACAAGGACTTCACCATCAATTCCGAGGTCGAGAAGATTCTCGAGGATTTCCACAAAGCTGGAAAGCCAATGGCCATGTGCTGCATCTCTCCGATTCTCGCCGGAAAAATACTGCCTGGTTGCGAGCTCACGGTGGGGCATGACAAGGAGAGTGACAC GTGGCCGTACGCAAAGACGGCCGACACTTTAAAGGAGATGGGCTGCAAACACGTGAACAAAGATGTGGAGCAAGCCCACGTTGATGTCAAACACAAACTCGTCACCGCTCCGGCTTTCATGTGCAACGCGCCCATTCACAAGATCTTTGATGGTATTGGTGTGATGATTAAGGAAATGCTGAAACTAGCTTAG
- the LOC144082206 gene encoding glutamine amidotransferase-like class 1 domain-containing protein 3, mitochondrial isoform X2, producing the protein MAKRVAVILSGCGVYDGTEIHEASAVLVHLSRAGAKAQMFAPNQEQLHVIDHCEGKPSDGKRNVLQESARIARGDITDLAKLDVSAFHAVVIPGAMHSFTQTAVPRHFFILVFCSGGFGVAKNLSDWGVKNKDFTINSEVEKILEDFHKAGKPMAMCCISPILAGKILPGCELTVGHDKESDTWPYAKTADTLKEMGCKHVNKDVEQAHVDVKHKLVTAPAFMCNAPIHKIFDGIGVMIKEMLKLA; encoded by the exons ATGGCCAAGCGAGTGGCCGTTATTCTCTCCGGTTGTGGAGTCTACGATGGCACCGAGATCCACGAGGCGTCGGCCGTTCTTGTTCATCTGAGTCGGGCTGGAGCCAAA GCACAGATGTTTGCACCAAACCAAGAGCAGTTACACGTTATTGATCATTGCGAGGGGAAGCCTTCGGACGGCAAGAGAAACGTGCTGCAGGAGAGCGCCAGAATTGCCAGGGGTGACATCACGGATTTGGCCAAGTTAGACGTTTCAGCGTTTCATGCTGTCGTCATACCTGGTGCGATGCATTCATTTACGCAGACTGCCGTTCCCAGACATTTTTTCATCTTGGTCTTTTGTTCAGGTGGTTTTGGTGTAGCGAAAAACCTCAGCGATTGGGGAGTGAAAAACAAGGACTTCACCATCAATTCCGAGGTCGAGAAGATTCTCGAGGATTTCCACAAAGCTGGAAAGCCAATGGCCATGTGCTGCATCTCTCCGATTCTCGCCGGAAAAATACTGCCTGGTTGCGAGCTCACGGTGGGGCATGACAAGGAGAGTGACAC GTGGCCGTACGCAAAGACGGCCGACACTTTAAAGGAGATGGGCTGCAAACACGTGAACAAAGATGTGGAGCAAGCCCACGTTGATGTCAAACACAAACTCGTCACCGCTCCGGCTTTCATGTGCAACGCGCCCATTCACAAGATCTTTGATGGTATTGGTGTGATGATTAAGGAAATGCTGAAACTAGCTTAG
- the LOC144082207 gene encoding putative alpha-ketoglutarate-dependent hypophosphite dioxygenase, with protein MTASTSELQETYEHQGYLSGLPVLTDGELRKARLAFSQLEREFGEEYAQYSLHNVHFQYPWVMALTKHPRILRTLQAILGPNIILLDSRFICKYPTTDATGTQLPYVAWHQDMRYWGIAGGPVVSVWLALDDSLKENGALQVLPGSHCSGMYPHRQAIRPGNMLTVNQEIPEELLQTDQALLCPLLAGQMSIHDGLLVHASDANTSQKRRCGFVIRYVSTRAYPTEDTNRPRQFHATMLVSGMDQFKHFSNQSQ; from the exons ATGACTGCATCTACAAGTGAGCTCCAGGAGACATACGAGCACCAGGGCTACCTCTCAGGCCTCCCCGTGTTGACCGACGGCGAGCTGAGGAAAGCCAGGCTTGCCTTTTCCCAACTGGAGAGAGAATTTG GTGAAGAGTACGCCCAGTACAGCCTGCACAATGTTCACTTTCAGTATCCTTGGGTGATGGCTTTGACCAAACACCCTCGCATTTTGCGAACGCTCCAAGCCATCTTAGGCCCTAACATCATTCTGCTAGATTCGCGTTTCATCTGCAAATACCCAACGACAGATGCAACAGGCACTCAGCTTCCATATGTGGCCTGGCATCAGGATATGAG GTATTGGGGTATTGCCGGTGGCCCAGTCGTCTCTGTGTGGCTGGCTCTAGATGACTCGCTGAAAGAGAACGGTGCCTTGCAGGTTCTCCCAG GTAGCCATTGTTCTGGCATGTACCCCCATCGACAAGCCATCCGGCCCGGAAACATGCTGACAGTCAACCAGGAGATTCCAGAGGAGCTTCTCCAAACTGACCAAGCTTTGCTTTGTCCTCTCCTTGCTGGACAGATGTCT ATCCACGACGGCCTTCTCGTGCATGCCAGCGATGCCAACACATCCCAGAAGAGACGTTGTGGCTTTGTGATTCGCTACGTTTCCACCCGTGCCTATCCAACggag GATACTAACCGTCCTCGACAATTCCACGCGACCATGTTGGTTAGTGGAATGGATCAATTTAAACACTTCTCAAACCAAAGCCAGTAA